In Saccharothrix syringae, the following are encoded in one genomic region:
- the wecB gene encoding non-hydrolyzing UDP-N-acetylglucosamine 2-epimerase, translating into MIRLLGPTATVVYTGQHYDTAMYHRIRRDVGQPGRFLELALGAARRGTQLGAATAAVDDVLAQHPTRAVIVQGDTTSALAGALAANANDVPLLHVEAGLRSHDRAMPEEHNRVVIDHLADLCCAPTPLNRTNLLAEGVPDERIAITGNTVVEALVNALPSREEEAVVLAAHELRADGYVLATVHRPENVDDPAALDTVLRELNRLPLPVVLPLHPRTAKRVEHFGLTGLLAGLKVVEPQAYPAFLALARCAAVVVSDSGGIQEEVSVLKRPVVVVRRSTERPEIEGTFGTRVPPGAGVCAEVLRWLDDVPGHRERLERIPSPYGTGSPSARIVAALRRLVGDERVLSPERVVVPRPASPPLGSRVRHWNSSS; encoded by the coding sequence TTGATCCGGCTGCTCGGGCCGACGGCCACCGTGGTCTACACCGGCCAGCACTACGACACCGCGATGTACCACCGCATCCGCCGGGACGTCGGGCAACCGGGCCGGTTCCTGGAGCTCGCCCTCGGCGCCGCGCGCCGCGGCACGCAGCTCGGCGCGGCCACCGCCGCGGTGGACGACGTGCTGGCCCAGCACCCGACGCGGGCGGTGATCGTGCAGGGCGACACCACGTCCGCGCTCGCGGGCGCGCTGGCCGCCAACGCCAACGACGTGCCGCTGCTGCACGTCGAGGCCGGCCTGCGCAGCCACGACCGGGCGATGCCCGAGGAGCACAACCGGGTGGTCATCGACCACCTGGCCGACCTGTGCTGCGCGCCGACCCCGCTCAACCGCACCAACCTGCTCGCCGAGGGCGTGCCCGACGAGCGCATCGCGATCACCGGCAACACCGTGGTCGAGGCGCTGGTCAACGCGCTGCCCAGCCGCGAGGAGGAGGCCGTCGTGCTGGCCGCGCACGAGCTGCGCGCCGACGGCTACGTGCTGGCCACCGTCCACCGCCCGGAGAACGTGGACGACCCGGCGGCGCTCGACACCGTCCTGCGCGAGCTGAACCGGCTGCCGCTGCCGGTGGTGCTGCCGCTGCACCCGCGCACGGCCAAGCGGGTCGAGCACTTCGGCCTGACCGGCCTGCTGGCGGGCCTCAAGGTCGTCGAACCGCAGGCGTACCCGGCGTTCCTGGCGCTGGCCCGCTGCGCCGCCGTCGTGGTCTCCGACTCCGGCGGCATCCAGGAGGAGGTGAGCGTGCTCAAGCGGCCCGTGGTGGTGGTGCGCCGCAGCACCGAGCGGCCGGAGATCGAGGGCACGTTCGGCACCCGCGTCCCGCCCGGGGCCGGGGTGTGCGCCGAGGTGCTGCGGTGGCTGGACGACGTGCCCGGCCACCGGGAGCGCCTGGAGCGCATCCCCTCCCCTTACGGCACGGGCTCGCCGTCGGCCCGGATCGTCGCCGCGCTGCGGCGCCTGGTCGGCGACGAGCGGGTGCTCAGCCCGGAACGGGTCGTGGTGCCCCGACCGGCGTCGCCACCACTCGGTTCGCGAGTCCGACACTGGAATTCCAGCTCGTGA
- a CDS encoding lysyl oxidase family protein, which produces MRRHMPLFAAVVLVAALTGPSAARATGSVLLPDLRQAPVGCGGGHRGDPARCSDWDVCVVADASAPNGDCGGSGEAVRLRFTTSADNVGDGPLLIYGSRPDTREPTMSARQAFQSSVDGRIPGSYAEAQNPIPARMYYEPAPSHTHWHLLDFEHFQLRTPNGQVVVADRKTGFCLGDRYRVRDHLANRPENLGGPAGELAEYLRQNRCGHHAPEALEVVEGISVGYGDDYLHTVDYQWLDLTRVPSGVYDVLNVVNGDRSLVEKSYDNNASSVAISLQWPGGATEPPERITSPPVVKLLRSCPGKDRCARQG; this is translated from the coding sequence ATGCGCAGACACATGCCCCTGTTCGCCGCGGTGGTGCTCGTGGCGGCGTTGACGGGGCCATCAGCCGCGCGGGCGACGGGTTCGGTGCTGCTGCCCGACCTGCGGCAGGCACCGGTGGGGTGCGGGGGCGGGCACCGGGGCGACCCGGCGCGGTGCTCGGACTGGGACGTGTGCGTGGTCGCGGACGCGAGCGCGCCCAACGGGGACTGCGGCGGGTCGGGCGAGGCGGTCCGGCTGCGCTTCACCACCTCCGCCGACAACGTCGGCGACGGGCCGCTGCTGATCTACGGCAGCCGGCCGGACACCCGCGAGCCCACCATGAGCGCCCGGCAGGCGTTCCAGTCCTCGGTGGACGGCCGGATACCGGGTTCGTACGCGGAGGCGCAGAACCCGATCCCCGCCCGGATGTACTACGAACCGGCGCCGTCGCACACCCACTGGCACCTGCTCGACTTCGAGCACTTCCAGCTGCGCACGCCGAACGGGCAGGTCGTGGTGGCCGACCGCAAGACCGGCTTCTGCCTCGGCGACCGGTACCGCGTGCGCGACCACCTGGCCAACCGGCCGGAGAACCTCGGCGGGCCGGCGGGCGAGCTGGCCGAGTACCTGCGCCAGAACCGGTGCGGGCACCACGCGCCCGAGGCGCTGGAGGTGGTCGAGGGCATCTCGGTGGGGTACGGCGACGACTACCTCCACACGGTCGACTACCAGTGGCTCGACCTGACCCGCGTGCCGTCGGGGGTGTACGACGTGCTGAACGTGGTCAACGGCGATCGGTCGTTGGTGGAGAAGTCGTACGACAACAACGCTTCTTCGGTGGCGATCTCGCTGCAGTGGCCGGGGGGAGCGACCGAGCCGCCGGAGCGGATCACCTCGCCCCCGGTGGTGAAGCTGTTGCGCAGTTGTCCGGGGAAGGACCGCTGCGCTCGTCAGGGGTAG
- a CDS encoding serine/threonine-protein kinase, protein MSLSTDDRVLAGRYRLAGVLGSGGMAEVHRAWDVLLRRHVAVKVFQGVDTVESSRFDNEVRTLANLSHPGLVSVFDAGVCGGRSFVVLQLVDGPTLRDRLATGPLAPARVRALGAHLADALAHVHECGVVHRDVKPSNILLDDEDTPYLADFGLARSLGSPRLTNARQVVGTAAYLAPEQVRGEEVGPPADVYALGLVLLECLTGRREYQGSQVEAAVARLRRPPDVPRDLPADLARLLRRMTALSPRQRPTAAECARLLRGRSQPTAFAVEAGEAGEAGGVGTEAIRPLARSRTRMAVAGAAVLAAVGTAWAVSGQFEPVSPTPAATVQQPAHLMP, encoded by the coding sequence GTGTCACTGTCCACCGACGACCGGGTGCTGGCCGGTCGCTATCGGTTGGCCGGGGTGCTGGGCTCGGGCGGCATGGCCGAGGTGCACCGCGCCTGGGACGTGCTGCTCCGGCGCCACGTCGCGGTGAAGGTGTTCCAGGGCGTGGACACGGTCGAGAGCAGCCGCTTCGACAACGAGGTGCGCACGCTCGCCAACCTCTCCCACCCGGGCCTGGTCTCCGTCTTCGACGCGGGCGTGTGCGGCGGCAGGTCGTTCGTCGTCCTCCAGCTCGTGGACGGCCCCACGCTCCGCGACCGGTTGGCGACCGGGCCCCTCGCCCCGGCGCGGGTCCGGGCCCTGGGCGCGCACCTCGCCGACGCCCTGGCCCACGTGCACGAATGCGGTGTCGTGCACCGCGACGTGAAGCCGTCGAACATCCTGCTCGACGACGAGGACACCCCCTACCTCGCCGACTTCGGGCTGGCCCGCTCGCTCGGCTCGCCCCGGCTCACCAACGCCCGCCAGGTCGTCGGCACGGCGGCCTACCTGGCGCCGGAACAGGTGCGGGGCGAGGAGGTCGGGCCGCCCGCCGACGTGTACGCGCTCGGCCTGGTCCTGCTGGAGTGCCTCACCGGGCGCCGCGAGTACCAGGGCAGCCAGGTGGAGGCGGCGGTCGCCCGGTTGCGCCGCCCGCCGGACGTGCCGCGCGACCTGCCCGCCGACCTGGCGCGCCTGCTCAGGCGCATGACGGCGCTGTCACCGCGGCAACGGCCCACCGCCGCCGAGTGCGCCCGGCTGCTGCGCGGGCGGTCCCAGCCGACCGCGTTCGCGGTCGAAGCGGGCGAAGCGGGCGAAGCGGGCGGAGTCGGCACCGAGGCGATCAGGCCCCTGGCCCGGTCGCGGACCAGGATGGCGGTCGCGGGTGCGGCGGTGCTCGCGGCGGTCGGCACGGCGTGGGCGGTGTCCGGCCAGTTCGAGCCGGTGTCACCGACGCCGGCGGCCACCGTCCAGCAGCCCGCCCACCTGATGCCCTGA
- a CDS encoding alpha/beta fold hydrolase: MRLNGIDIAYDDKGSGTPLVLVHGHPFNRSMWWPQVERFSEDHRVVVPDLRGYGDTTVVPGKTPLGVFADDLVALLDHLGLARVVLGGLSMGGQIVMEVHRAHPERIGALILADTSPEADAQAEREARRATAERLLREGMAPYADEVLGKMITPHHVRALPEVAAHVSRMMRGTAPEGAAAALRGRAERPDYRDSLARVAVPTLVVVGEEDEYTPVDVARRLHGVVPGSTLAVVRGAGHLPNLERPEEFNEVLARFLAEVAPGIG; the protein is encoded by the coding sequence ATGCGGCTGAACGGCATCGACATCGCCTACGACGACAAGGGTTCGGGCACACCGCTGGTGCTGGTCCACGGTCACCCGTTCAACCGCTCGATGTGGTGGCCGCAGGTCGAGCGGTTCAGCGAGGACCACCGGGTCGTCGTCCCCGACCTGCGCGGATACGGCGACACCACGGTCGTGCCCGGCAAGACTCCGCTGGGCGTGTTCGCCGACGACCTGGTCGCCCTGCTCGACCACCTGGGGTTGGCGAGGGTGGTGCTGGGCGGGTTGTCCATGGGCGGGCAGATCGTGATGGAAGTGCACCGAGCGCACCCGGAGCGCATCGGTGCACTGATCCTCGCCGACACCTCACCGGAGGCCGACGCGCAGGCGGAGCGCGAGGCCCGGCGCGCGACGGCGGAGCGCTTGCTCCGCGAGGGCATGGCCCCGTACGCCGACGAGGTGCTGGGCAAGATGATCACCCCGCACCACGTGCGGGCGCTGCCCGAGGTGGCGGCGCACGTGTCGCGCATGATGCGCGGGACGGCCCCCGAAGGCGCGGCGGCGGCCTTGCGCGGACGGGCCGAGCGGCCCGACTACCGCGACTCGCTGGCCCGGGTCGCCGTGCCGACGCTGGTCGTGGTGGGCGAGGAGGACGAGTACACGCCGGTCGACGTGGCGCGGCGCCTGCACGGGGTCGTCCCCGGTTCGACGCTCGCCGTGGTCCGGGGTGCCGGGCACCTGCCGAACCTGGAGCGGCCGGAGGAGTTCAACGAGGTGCTGGCCCGGTTCCTGGCGGAGGTGGCTCCCGGCATCGGGTAG
- a CDS encoding aminotransferase-like domain-containing protein, translated as MDYRGIADRLAHDIETGRLAPGDRLPPQRRFARAHRIAASTAARVYGELVRRGLAVGEVGRGTFVRAAPPPPEPALAEPAGARVDLEFNTCVLPDQAELLAPALHALVDDGFTAAMAPVGARGTARARDAAARLLTRGGWAPDPRRVVFTGNGRQAIAAAVAALVPVGGRLGVEAITYPVVKAIATRLGITLVPLPVDDAGVLPRALRTSGVRVAYLQPVLHNPLGTTAPERRRAELAEVVRELDAQVVEDSTYAFLGPDLPPLAPERTTVVDSLSKRLAPGLTLGFAVPPPHLVDRVAAAARSGAWAAGGFALAAATRWLEDGTVASIVDRKRALAGRRQQLARERLRGFDTSSDPGAYHCWWRLPEHWRAETFVAAAARRGIAVTPAAAFAVVPGHAPNAVRLALASTPADTLVAALGELASLAHGSPEDESVD; from the coding sequence ATGGACTACCGGGGGATCGCCGACCGCCTGGCGCACGACATCGAGACCGGCAGGCTCGCCCCCGGCGACCGCCTGCCACCGCAGCGCCGGTTCGCCCGCGCGCACCGCATCGCCGCGTCCACGGCGGCCCGCGTCTACGGCGAGCTGGTCCGGCGCGGCCTGGCGGTCGGCGAGGTGGGCCGGGGCACGTTCGTGCGCGCCGCGCCGCCGCCTCCCGAACCGGCGCTGGCCGAACCCGCCGGGGCGCGCGTGGACCTGGAGTTCAACACCTGCGTGCTGCCCGACCAGGCCGAGCTCCTGGCACCGGCCCTGCACGCCCTGGTCGACGACGGCTTCACCGCGGCGATGGCGCCCGTCGGCGCGCGCGGCACCGCGCGGGCGCGCGACGCGGCGGCCCGGCTGCTGACCCGCGGCGGCTGGGCGCCCGACCCGCGCCGGGTCGTGTTCACCGGCAACGGCAGGCAGGCGATCGCCGCCGCCGTCGCGGCGCTGGTCCCGGTCGGCGGCCGGCTGGGCGTCGAGGCCATCACCTACCCCGTGGTCAAGGCGATCGCGACGCGGCTGGGCATCACGCTCGTGCCCCTCCCGGTGGACGACGCGGGCGTGCTCCCGCGGGCCCTGCGAACCTCCGGCGTGCGCGTCGCCTACCTCCAGCCCGTGCTGCACAACCCGCTGGGCACCACCGCGCCCGAGCGCCGCCGCGCCGAGCTGGCCGAGGTGGTCCGGGAGCTGGACGCCCAGGTGGTCGAGGACTCGACCTACGCCTTCCTCGGCCCCGACCTGCCGCCCCTGGCGCCGGAGCGCACCACCGTCGTCGACAGCCTCTCCAAGCGCCTCGCGCCCGGCCTGACCCTCGGTTTCGCCGTCCCGCCACCGCACCTGGTGGACCGCGTGGCCGCCGCCGCCCGCTCCGGCGCGTGGGCGGCCGGCGGGTTCGCCCTGGCCGCGGCCACGCGCTGGCTGGAGGACGGCACCGTGGCGTCCATAGTGGACCGCAAGCGGGCGCTGGCGGGCCGGCGGCAGCAGCTCGCCCGCGAACGCCTGCGCGGCTTCGACACCAGCTCGGACCCCGGCGCCTACCACTGCTGGTGGCGCCTGCCCGAGCACTGGCGCGCCGAGACGTTCGTGGCCGCCGCCGCCCGCCGCGGCATCGCCGTCACGCCCGCCGCCGCGTTCGCGGTCGTCCCGGGGCACGCGCCCAACGCCGTCCGCCTCGCCCTGGCCTCCACCCCCGCCGACACCCTGGTCGCCGCGCTGGGCGAACTGGCCTCCCTGGCGCACGGGAGCCCGGAGGACGAGTCGGTGGATTAA
- a CDS encoding GbsR/MarR family transcriptional regulator, producing the protein MPGGRLTHRERRQIALGLADGLAYAEIARGLDRPTSTVTREVMRNGGPTAYRADLAHLATERRAHRRRQAVPRGPQAPAQDHGRDAEAVREYEEAFTALLTQQGLPRMMARVLTCLYTSDSGSLTAAELVGRLQVSPASVSKAVAFLEGQGLVRRERDERRRERYVADNDVWYQSMIAAARSHALLAETARQGVRVLGPDTPAAVRLENIARFVDFVGESITRAAEQAREVLYAKPGP; encoded by the coding sequence GTGCCAGGAGGCAGGCTCACCCATCGGGAACGCCGGCAGATCGCGCTGGGCCTGGCCGACGGCCTCGCCTACGCGGAGATCGCCAGGGGCCTGGACCGCCCCACCTCGACCGTCACGCGCGAGGTGATGCGCAACGGCGGCCCCACCGCCTACCGCGCCGACCTGGCGCACCTGGCCACCGAGCGCCGCGCCCACCGGCGCAGGCAGGCCGTCCCGAGGGGACCGCAGGCGCCCGCGCAGGACCACGGCCGCGACGCCGAGGCCGTGCGCGAGTACGAGGAGGCGTTCACCGCCCTGCTCACCCAGCAGGGCCTGCCCAGGATGATGGCCAGGGTGCTGACCTGCCTCTACACCAGCGACTCCGGCAGCCTCACCGCGGCCGAGCTCGTCGGGCGCCTCCAGGTCAGCCCGGCGTCGGTCTCCAAGGCGGTGGCGTTCCTGGAGGGCCAGGGCCTCGTCCGCCGGGAGCGCGACGAGCGCCGCCGCGAGCGCTACGTCGCCGACAACGACGTCTGGTACCAGTCGATGATCGCCGCCGCCCGGTCCCACGCCCTGCTCGCCGAGACCGCGCGCCAGGGCGTCCGCGTCCTCGGCCCCGACACCCCGGCCGCCGTCCGCCTGGAGAACATCGCCCGCTTCGTCGACTTCGTCGGCGAGAGCATCACCCGCGCCGCGGAGCAGGCCCGCGAGGTCCTCTACGCGAAGCCCGGCCCTTAA
- a CDS encoding DUF4097 family beta strand repeat-containing protein → MQKFDTPAPIAAVLDIPAGHVRFIAADRTDTAVEVLPADASKGRDVKAAERTSVEYGDGVLRITTPAGNQLLGASGFVEVTVRLPAGSRVEAKAASAEVRGVGRLGDVTFEGSQGSVKLDEAASVRLATHAGDVSIGRLNGPAEISTGKGDIRIAEAVRGAVVLSTRAGDVSVDAAAGVSASLDAGTGHGRIRNSLRNTGAAELTIRASTARGDIAARSL, encoded by the coding sequence ATGCAGAAGTTCGACACCCCCGCCCCGATCGCCGCCGTCCTCGACATCCCCGCCGGCCACGTCCGGTTCATCGCCGCCGACCGCACCGACACCGCGGTCGAGGTCCTGCCCGCAGACGCCTCGAAGGGCCGCGACGTGAAGGCGGCGGAGCGGACCTCGGTCGAGTACGGCGACGGCGTCCTGCGGATCACCACCCCGGCGGGCAACCAGCTCCTCGGCGCCTCCGGCTTTGTCGAGGTGACGGTCCGGCTGCCCGCCGGTTCCCGCGTCGAGGCCAAGGCGGCGAGCGCGGAGGTGCGCGGCGTCGGGCGGCTCGGCGACGTCACCTTCGAGGGCTCGCAGGGCTCGGTCAAGCTCGACGAGGCCGCGAGCGTCCGCCTCGCCACCCACGCCGGCGACGTCTCGATCGGCCGCCTCAACGGACCCGCGGAGATCAGCACCGGGAAGGGCGACATCCGGATCGCGGAGGCCGTGCGCGGCGCGGTCGTGCTGAGCACCCGGGCCGGTGACGTGTCGGTCGACGCCGCCGCCGGGGTGTCCGCCTCCCTGGACGCCGGCACCGGCCACGGCCGGATCCGCAACTCGCTCAGGAACACCGGTGCCGCGGAGCTGACCATCCGCGCGAGCACCGCCCGCGGTGACATCGCCGCCCGCAGCCTGTGA
- a CDS encoding glycoside hydrolase family 64 protein yields MRTRTRWLSAFVALAASATAAVAVAGTPAQAIGPDLLPLTVTNNSGRGESVHLYVLGTDIRSGRLGYVNQGGGFTPWPAGANPPVPAPDVSIPGPPPGANVTLRVPRFISGRVYMSFGDKLKFFLTPDGLVQPAPWNPADPNHGILFDWSEFTYNDAGLWLNSSQVDMFAVPHAVTVTGASGVTRKTGELVANGRDNVINGVRGQAGWERSVITRSDGTVLRVLAPGKAADVGLFDRNYLDPYITQAWNAYAGRTLTVVPFGDRPDIRYFGRTSGSTMYFTNSAGQQVASFAKPSTANVWGCDGALHAPNDQVVGPIARTLCAALHRSTLGVIDTQPGGGPADFYKGSITNHYSRLVHQNMVDGRAYGFAFDDVQAQESLVHDGDPRAAGIVLTPFSGGGGTPPPSTSSIVSNWHNKCVDVPNWNFADGQRLIVWDCTGGTNQKWEFTGGTLRTQNNMCMDVAWGSTANGAAVQIARCSGNPAQQFVLSGAGDLVNPQANKCVDIADWNPNNDAVLQLWECGGTANQKWRRG; encoded by the coding sequence ATGCGCACCCGAACAAGGTGGTTGAGCGCGTTCGTCGCCCTGGCGGCGTCCGCGACGGCGGCCGTGGCCGTGGCCGGCACCCCGGCGCAGGCCATCGGTCCGGACCTGCTGCCGCTGACCGTCACCAACAACAGCGGTCGCGGCGAATCCGTGCACCTGTACGTCCTCGGCACCGACATCCGCAGCGGACGACTCGGCTACGTCAACCAGGGCGGCGGCTTCACGCCGTGGCCCGCGGGCGCGAACCCGCCCGTGCCGGCACCGGACGTGTCGATCCCCGGCCCGCCGCCGGGCGCCAACGTGACGCTGCGCGTGCCCCGGTTCATCTCCGGCCGCGTCTACATGTCGTTCGGCGACAAGCTCAAGTTCTTCCTGACCCCGGACGGCCTGGTGCAGCCCGCGCCGTGGAACCCGGCCGACCCGAACCACGGCATCCTGTTCGACTGGAGCGAGTTCACCTACAACGACGCGGGCCTGTGGCTCAACAGCTCGCAGGTGGACATGTTCGCCGTGCCGCACGCGGTCACCGTGACCGGTGCGAGCGGCGTGACCAGGAAGACCGGCGAACTGGTGGCCAACGGCCGGGACAACGTGATCAACGGCGTCCGCGGCCAGGCGGGCTGGGAACGCTCGGTCATCACCAGGTCCGACGGCACGGTGCTGCGCGTGCTGGCGCCGGGCAAGGCCGCGGACGTGGGCCTGTTCGACCGCAACTACCTCGACCCGTACATCACGCAGGCGTGGAACGCCTACGCGGGCAGGACGTTGACCGTGGTGCCGTTCGGCGACCGCCCCGACATCCGCTACTTCGGCCGCACGTCGGGCAGCACCATGTACTTCACCAACTCCGCCGGGCAGCAGGTGGCGTCGTTCGCCAAGCCGTCCACCGCGAACGTGTGGGGCTGCGACGGCGCGCTGCACGCGCCCAACGACCAGGTGGTCGGCCCGATCGCGCGCACCCTGTGCGCGGCGCTGCACCGGTCGACGCTCGGCGTGATCGACACCCAGCCGGGCGGCGGGCCCGCCGACTTCTACAAGGGCTCGATCACCAACCACTACTCGCGGCTGGTGCACCAGAACATGGTCGACGGCCGGGCGTACGGGTTCGCGTTCGACGACGTGCAGGCGCAGGAGTCGCTGGTGCACGACGGCGACCCGCGCGCGGCGGGGATCGTGCTGACCCCGTTCAGCGGTGGTGGCGGCACTCCCCCGCCGTCGACCAGCAGCATCGTCAGCAACTGGCACAACAAGTGCGTCGACGTGCCGAACTGGAACTTCGCCGACGGCCAGCGCCTGATCGTGTGGGACTGCACCGGTGGCACCAACCAGAAGTGGGAGTTCACCGGCGGCACGCTGCGCACGCAGAACAACATGTGCATGGACGTGGCGTGGGGCTCGACCGCCAACGGCGCGGCCGTCCAGATCGCGCGGTGCAGCGGGAACCCGGCCCAGCAGTTCGTCCTGTCGGGCGCGGGCGACCTGGTGAACCCGCAGGCGAACAAGTGCGTGGACATCGCGGACTGGAACCCGAACAACGACGCGGTGCTCCAGCTGTGGGAGTGCGGCGGCACGGCGAACCAGAAGTGGCGCCGCGGGTAG
- a CDS encoding cysteine desulfurase-like protein — protein MTYDVEAVRRAFPSLASGTAHFDGPGGTQVPARVADAVRDTLVSSIANRGAVTAAERTADAVVLGARRALADLLGADPGGVVFGRSMTQLTYDLARTLAKTWRPGDEVVVTRLDHDANVRPWVQAAEAVGAAVRWVGFDPATGELAPDDVAAQLSGRTRLVAVTAASNLIGTRPDLPAIADLVHAAGALLFVDGVHYTAHEPVDVTALGADFFACSPYKFFGPHCGVLAASPGLLEDLRPDKLLPSTDAVPERFELGTLPYELLAGCTAAVDFIADLVPSEGDRRARVTRSLAEVGAHEERLRARVEEGLAALPGVVVRSRAERRTPTLLVTFEDRAAVEAYRFLAGVGVNAPAGSFYALETSRWLGLGDAGGLRVGLAAYSTDAEVDRLLDGLARFTGA, from the coding sequence ATGACCTACGACGTCGAGGCCGTCCGCCGCGCCTTCCCCTCGCTCGCCTCCGGGACCGCCCACTTCGACGGGCCGGGCGGCACGCAGGTGCCCGCCCGGGTCGCGGACGCGGTGCGGGACACCCTCGTCTCCTCCATCGCCAACCGCGGCGCGGTGACCGCGGCCGAGCGCACCGCCGACGCGGTCGTGCTGGGCGCCCGCCGCGCGCTGGCGGACCTGCTCGGCGCCGACCCGGGCGGCGTGGTGTTCGGGCGCAGCATGACCCAGCTGACCTACGACCTCGCGCGCACGCTGGCGAAGACGTGGCGGCCCGGCGACGAGGTCGTGGTGACGCGGCTCGACCACGACGCCAACGTGCGCCCGTGGGTGCAGGCGGCCGAGGCGGTCGGCGCCGCGGTGCGGTGGGTCGGGTTCGACCCGGCCACCGGCGAGCTGGCGCCCGACGACGTGGCCGCGCAGCTGTCCGGGCGCACCCGGCTGGTGGCGGTGACCGCGGCGTCCAACCTGATCGGCACGCGCCCCGACCTGCCCGCCATCGCCGACCTCGTGCACGCCGCCGGCGCGCTGCTGTTCGTCGACGGCGTGCACTACACCGCGCACGAGCCGGTCGACGTGACCGCCCTGGGCGCGGACTTCTTCGCCTGCTCGCCCTACAAGTTCTTCGGGCCGCACTGCGGTGTCCTGGCCGCGAGCCCCGGGCTGCTGGAGGACCTGCGGCCGGACAAGCTGCTGCCGTCGACCGACGCCGTGCCGGAGCGGTTCGAGCTGGGCACGCTGCCCTACGAGCTGCTGGCCGGCTGCACGGCGGCGGTGGACTTCATCGCGGACCTGGTGCCGTCGGAGGGCGACCGGCGGGCGCGGGTCACCCGCTCGCTGGCCGAGGTCGGCGCGCACGAGGAGCGGCTGCGGGCCAGGGTCGAGGAGGGGCTGGCCGCGCTGCCCGGCGTGGTGGTGCGGTCGCGGGCCGAGCGGCGGACGCCCACGCTGCTGGTGACCTTCGAGGACCGGGCGGCGGTCGAGGCGTACCGCTTCCTGGCCGGGGTGGGCGTCAACGCGCCCGCCGGGTCCTTCTACGCGCTGGAGACCTCGCGCTGGTTGGGGCTGGGCGACGCGGGCGGCCTGCGCGTGGGGCTGGCGGCGTACTCGACGGACGCCGAGGTGGACCGGCTGCTCGACGGGCTGGCGCGGTTCACCGGGGCGTGA
- a CDS encoding class I SAM-dependent methyltransferase — protein MPTFEELVAEGEAVPTEGWDFSWFTGRATEQRPSWGYAGLLAARMATAGAALDLQTGGGEVLASIPVAPPVLAATESWPPNLAIARRNLAKFGATVAHVGDTDDLPFPDGHFDLVVSRHPVAVRWDEVHRVLRPGGTYLSQAVGAGSVRELTDFLMGPRPVDPGRSPVRTAADAEAAGLEVVDLRQEALRVEFHDIAAVVHFLRKVIWIVPGFTAAAYRDRLLELHGFIERHGPFVAHSQRLLVEARRR, from the coding sequence GTGCCCACGTTCGAAGAGCTGGTCGCCGAGGGCGAGGCCGTCCCGACCGAGGGCTGGGACTTCTCCTGGTTCACCGGTCGCGCGACCGAGCAGCGCCCCTCCTGGGGCTACGCCGGCCTGCTGGCCGCCCGGATGGCGACGGCAGGTGCCGCGCTCGACCTCCAGACCGGCGGCGGCGAAGTGCTGGCCTCCATCCCGGTGGCACCTCCGGTCCTGGCGGCCACCGAGTCGTGGCCGCCGAACCTGGCCATCGCGCGCCGCAACCTGGCGAAGTTCGGCGCGACCGTCGCGCACGTCGGCGACACCGACGACCTGCCGTTCCCGGACGGGCACTTCGACCTGGTGGTCAGCCGCCACCCGGTGGCGGTCCGCTGGGACGAGGTGCACCGCGTCCTGCGCCCCGGCGGCACCTACCTGTCCCAGGCGGTGGGCGCCGGTTCGGTGCGCGAGCTGACCGACTTCCTGATGGGCCCGCGACCGGTCGACCCGGGCCGGAGCCCGGTGCGGACCGCGGCCGACGCCGAGGCCGCCGGCCTGGAGGTCGTCGACCTGCGCCAGGAGGCCCTGCGGGTGGAGTTCCACGACATCGCGGCCGTGGTGCACTTCCTGCGCAAGGTGATCTGGATCGTCCCCGGCTTCACCGCGGCCGCCTACCGGGACCGGCTGCTGGAGCTGCACGGGTTCATCGAGCGCCACGGCCCGTTCGTGGCGCACTCCCAGCGGCTGCTGGTCGAGGCCCGCAGGAGGTGA